DNA sequence from the Candidatus Methylomirabilota bacterium genome:
CTGCGATGGAGAACACCCGGACGGCGTAGTCGATCCAGGTGTCCTGCTTGAGCGCCGCGACGACCCCCAGCGGAATGGCCAGCAGCGTGGCCACCACCGTGGCCATGATCGCCAGCTGCAGGGAGAGGGCGAGCCGCAGCTTGATCTCCTCAGTGATGGGCGCGCCCGTCCACATGCTGAGCCCCAGGTCCAGCCGCACGAGCCCCCACATCCACGCCACGAACTGTTTCCACATCGGCTGGTCGAGCCCGAGCTTGGCGCGCTCCATGTCCATGAGGGCGCGATCGACGAACTGGCCCTGCCCCGCCGCGATGAAGCGGGCCTCCACGACGTCCCCGGGGACGATCCGCAGCAAGAAGAACGTCAGGATTGCCACCCCGAGCAGGGTGGGGATCATCAGGAGGAATCGCTTGGCGATGTACTTCAACATCTCAGGAGCTCCCCCGTATCACCACCGCTGCCTTCGGGCGCTTCGCGCGCCGGCTCCGCCGGCGCAATCTATCCTCCGGGGAGGCACCGGAGGGGGCCGGCGAGGCCCCCTCCGATAGGGATGGGGGGCGAAGCCCCCCTCCGAGAATTAGTCGGCCAGCCACACCACGTCGAGCGTGTTGTTGAGGTAGTGGCTCGGCGTGACCTGCCAGCCCTTGACCTTGGCCGAGTGCGGGATGATGCGGTGCCACTGCAGAGTCATCAGGTAATGGGCCTCCTCGTCGAGGAGCCGCTTCTCGAACTGGCGGACCAGCTTCTTCCGCTCCTCGGGGTCCCCGGCCCGCGACTGCTTGTCGTAGAGCTCGTCCAGGGTCCGGTCGGTGTAGCGGCTGTAGTTGGCGGGGTTCTTGTCTCGCGAGACGAACTTGTAGAGATCGAGGTCGGGCTCCACGATATATCCGCACTGGAAGTCCATCGCCGCCTCGAAGTTCCCCGGCCGCACGACCTGCCCGAAGTACGCCGCCGATTCCACCACCTCGTGCTTGACGTTGAGCCCGATCTGGCGCCACTGATCGATGAGCCAGACGGCGAGCGGCTCGTAGGGCATGGGAATGCCGCGGTTCTTGAAGGTGAAGGAGAACCCGTCCGGCACCCCGGCCTCCCGCAGCAGACGCTTGGCCTCCTCGCGCGACTTGGTGATGTCGCGCCAGTAGCCGGCGAGCTTGGCGAGCTCGTCGGGCGGCGTCGCGAACGGCGTGCCGGGCACCACGACGCCCGCCACTTCCTTCACGATCGCGATCTGCGACAGGGCCTTCGAGCCTTCATACCGGTCCAGGGCGAGCGTCAGCGCTCGGCGCACGCGCTTGTCGTCGAAGGGCTTCTTCTCGTGGTTGATCGCCACCAGCAGGATGCAGTCCCACGGGCTTTCCTGAACCGTGATCTTGTCGCCGAGCGCGGCTTTCAGGTTGTCCCGATCCTTGGGCGCGAACCCGCGGAACTGAATGTGGGCGCGCTCGCCCCGGATCAGGGACACCTGGGCCGCCGTGTCGCGCACGAACAGGGCTCGGAAGCCGTCGAGGTACGGCTTGCCCTTGTCCCAGTAGGTGGGGTTCTTCTTGCCGACCACGTGGGAGCCCCTGACGTGCTCGACGAAGATGAAGGGCCCGGTCCCCATGATGTTCTTCTCGTACCAGTGCATGTCCTTGGCCAGGATGTCGGCCTTGTAGATGAAGTTCCAGGGGGAGGCCAAGGAGGTCAGGAAGGCGCCCGAGGGCCACTTGA
Encoded proteins:
- a CDS encoding ABC transporter substrate-binding protein; this encodes MRRVTTLFALVLVAALAVPATAQEKPRHGGELVFPVPSEPPSYDGHREETFGLIHPFAPFYNTLLRVDPNDPSGTKPVPSLAESWTIAKDGLTYTFKLRRGVKFHDGSEMTSKDVKASYDKIISPPAGVGSTRQGQYAVVEAVEAPDPYTVRFRLKWPSGAFLTSLASPWNFIYKADILAKDMHWYEKNIMGTGPFIFVEHVRGSHVVGKKNPTYWDKGKPYLDGFRALFVRDTAAQVSLIRGERAHIQFRGFAPKDRDNLKAALGDKITVQESPWDCILLVAINHEKKPFDDKRVRRALTLALDRYEGSKALSQIAIVKEVAGVVVPGTPFATPPDELAKLAGYWRDITKSREEAKRLLREAGVPDGFSFTFKNRGIPMPYEPLAVWLIDQWRQIGLNVKHEVVESAAYFGQVVRPGNFEAAMDFQCGYIVEPDLDLYKFVSRDKNPANYSRYTDRTLDELYDKQSRAGDPEERKKLVRQFEKRLLDEEAHYLMTLQWHRIIPHSAKVKGWQVTPSHYLNNTLDVVWLAD